TATTTAAAGGAATGATCTCCGCAGGGCTTAAAATACCAACCCAGGGGTCCGTCTTACTAACCGTAGCTGATAAAGATAAATCAGAAATGCTGGAAATCGCACAGACTTTTTATGAATTAGGCTTTCAGCTGTTTGCAACCGAAGGAACGGCTGCCGTTATTGAAGAAGCTTCCATTCCTGTAGAAGCGGTCGGAAAAGTAGGATCTGATCAGAGGGATGTGATTGATCTAATCCAGAACGGAGATGTCCAGTTCGTCGTTAACACACTGAATACAGGATCAAGAGCTAGATCTGACGGATTCCGCATCCGCAGGGAAGCAGTCGAACACGGCATTGCCTGTCTGACCAGTCTGGATACAGCAAAAGCGATCGTGGATGTCATTAACGTCATGACCTTTACAGCCCGCGCCATTCCGCCAATGGAAGCGGTGAGAAGTTCATGAGAAGAGAATGGATGGAAATCGTTGAGCACAGTGCCGTAGCGAAAGATACCTATCGAATGGTCCTGAAAGGTCAGATTGCGGAAGAAGTCAAAGATCCAGGTCAATTTGTGCATATCCAGGTTAGTGATCGTTTCTTTCTTAGACGTCCTGTTTCCATTGCAGATGTACACCCAGACAAAAGCGAGATTACCTTGCTTTTTAAAGTATTAGGAGATGGAACGCAGGCTCTTACTGAGAAACAGACAGGAGATAAACTTGATGTTCTTGGACCAGGCGGTCAGGGCTTTCCGATTGAAGAAGATGTGCGCGAAGCCTTAATAGTAGGTGGGGGGATCGGGGTCCCTCCCCTTTACTACCTGGCAAAGCAGCTCGTCGAACAAGGTATAAAAGTTACGACAGTGCTTGGTTTCAGGAGTAAGGAAGAGGCGTTTTTAGTCGAGGAATTCAAGGAACTTGGCTCTGTATATGTGACGACGGATGATGGCAGTCTGGGAGAACAGGGACTTGTAACCGACCGAACCGGGGAACTGCGCGGGAGCTTTGATACGTATTTTTCATGCGGTCCAACGGTCATGTTGAAAGCCATAGCGAATCAGCTGGATGACGTGCGCGGTTATCTATCGATGGAAGAAAGAATGGGCTGCGGTATTGGAGCCTGTTTTGCCTGCGTCGTTCATACACCGGAAGACGATGAAAAAGGGTACCGCCGCGTCTGCTGTGATGGACCAGTCTTTAAAGCGAAGGAGGTTGTGTTGTAATGGACATTTCAGTTTCCCTGCCTGGACTAGACTTGAAGAATCCTATTATGCCAGCCTCTGGTTGTTTTGGATTTGGGAAAGAGTTTGCTCAGTTTTATGATCTTTCCGAGTTAGGGGCGGTTATTTTAAAAGCTGCCACTGGCGAGAAGCGGTACGGAAACGAGGCACCGCGAGTAGCTGAAACATCCAGTGGAATGTTGAACGCGATCGGACTTCAGAACCCAGGCGTAGAGAAAATTGTGAAGGAAGAAATTCCTTTTCTAAAAACTTACGATACTCCTTTGATTGCCAATGTTTCCGGGAGCACGATGGAAGAGTATGAACATGTAGCAGCAACCATTTGTAAGGAAGTTGATGCACTGGAGCTAAATATCTCCTGTCCGAACGTAAAAGAAGGCGGTGTGCAGTTTGGCACCGATCCAAGACTTGCCGAAGAAGTAACATCCAGGGTCAAATCGGTAAGTACGGTCCCGGTCTATGTAAAACTCTCACCAAATGTGACAGACATCGTTGCTCTCGCTAAAGCGGCAGCAGCTGGTGGAGCGGATGGGCTATCGATGATCAATACATTAACAGGCATGAGAATTGATCCGGCAACGAGAAAGCCGATTATTTCCAACCAGACAGGAGGGCTGTCTGGACCAGCCGTCAAACCGGTGGCCATCCGGATGATCCACCAGGTCTATCAAGCCGTGAACCTGCCGATTATTGGCATGGGCGGAATTGAAACGACAGATGATATTATCGAATATTTGCTGGCAGGTGCGAGCGCTGTTGCGGTAGGAAGCGCGAATTTCAAGAATCCTCTCATATGTAAAGAACTGATCGAACAATTACCTGAAGCCCTTGAGAGATATGGTTTTTCATCTATAGAGGAAGTGATTGGAGGGGCACATTATGAAACAGCTGCGTCCGGTTTATTTCGCGCTTGATTTTGAAAAAGGAGAAGAGGCTCTTCATTTTTTGCAATCGTATCAACTGGGAGGCATCCCGGTGAAGGTCGGAATGGAGCTTTTCTACAGAGAAGGCCCGCAAATTATCCAGCAGTTAAAAGAAAATCATCATCCTGTATTTCTGGATTTGAAGCTTCACGATATTCCAAAAACCGTGCAAAGAGCGATGGCAAACCTGGCCCGCCTCGGAGTAGATGTGGTTAACGTTCACGCCCAGGGAGGGTCTGATATGATCCAGGCTGCGCGCGAAGGACTTGAACAGGTAGATGAGTCACAACGCCCATTACTGCTCGCGGTGACCATTCTCACATCATCTGATGCTGGAATGATCCAAAACGAGTTGCTTCTCAGCCGATCATTAGAGAGTATGGTGGTTCATTACGCAGAGATGGCTGAACAAAATGGAGCGGATGGTGTCGTATGTTCAGTTAAAGAATCACGTCTAATAAAAGAAGCTGCAGGAAAAGAATTTTACACGCTTACTCCTGGCATTCGTCTGCCTTCAGGGGAGATGCATGACCAAAAGCGAGTGGCAACACCTGAAGAAGCTAAGAAGGAACAGAGCAATTCAATTGTGGTTGGCCGTGCAATCAGGGACGCCAAAGACCCTCGGCACGCCTATGAAACCGTGAAGGAGGCATTTACCAATGGATGATCAGCTGATACAGGATTTATTAAAAATTGAAGCCGTTAAAATCGAAGTCGATGACATGTTCACTTGGACGTCAGGGCTTCGTTCACCTATCTATTGCGATAATCGCATGACGATGTCATATCCAGAGATTCGGCGCCGTGTGGCTGATGGTTTTGTAGAGTTAATTAAAGAGCTTGAGCTGGATGTCGATGTGATTGCTGGATGTGCAACTGCTGGTATCCCTCATGCAGCCTGGGTAGCTGAGCGACTGGATCTGCCGATGGTGTACGTTCGCTCGTCACCAAAGAAACATGGGAAAGAGAATCAAATTGAAGGGCACATTGAAAAGGGGCAGCGCGCCGTGGTAATCGAAGATTTGATTTCTACAGGTAAGTCCTCCATTGAGTCTGCCCAAGCATTACGGATGGCTGGAGTCGAAGTAGAAAAGGTGCTGTCTATCTTTACCTACAATTTAGAAAGAGCAAATGAAGCCTTTCTGGAAAGTGAGTTGTCTTACCAATCGCTGGCGAGCTTTGACCAGTTGTTGCTTCAATTAATTCAGCAAGGTCAATTGAAAGAGAAAGAAGTCCAGTTACTGAATGAGTGGAAAAAAGATCCCGCTGTCTTTACGCAAAATTAACATAGCGTCAGTTGCTATTTGGAGCGTCTCCTAGTAGGATGGAATCATCAGAAAGTAATGGTGATGATATTGAAATCAAGAAAGCATTCTTTTTTCATATTAATGAACGCGTCCCTTGGGTTACTCACGTGCTTTGTCTATTTATATACGTGGGTGGCTTTTTCTTTCATGGAATCCATGTTTTCCTGGCAGCCGCTGTTGAGCCTGGCAGGTTCGATTACGCTGTTTATTCTATGGAACATGTATATGCTGAAGAGAGAAAGAAACCGATACTGGGCGCAGGCTATTTTTTCTTATGTTGGTTCCATTGTTATTTTTGCCTATTTTTTAACGTGAAAGAACAGTTTTCTGGTGACTTTTAAGCAGCAAGGACCATAAAATAATGGAGGGTGCCCGAGTTCAACTCGGGCACCCTCCATTATTATTTGGACTTAATTTTCTTTGCTTTTCTCTTTTGCTGCCCGTCTCAGTTCTCTAACATATGAGAATTCGGGTGTAACGAAAAGCGTTTGTTGATGGTCATAGGTAACAAAGCCTGGTTTTGCGCCTGACGGCTTTTTCACATGCTTAATTTGAGTATAATCTACCGGAACAGAAGAAGACTGGCTTGATTTACTAAAGTTAGCTGCCAGTTGAGCTGCTTCAAGGAGAGTATCTTCACTTGGATCCTCATTTCGAATGACTACGTGAGAGCCTGGGATATCCTTCGCATGCAGCCATATATCGGATTTGTTAGCCATACGATTGGTTAAATATTCATTCTGCTTATTGTTTCTGCCGACATAAATCAGCGTACCGTCACTCGATAAAAAGCTTTCCGGTGCCGGCTTCTTAGGTTTGTTCTTTTTCTTACCGTGATAGGAAGGTTTCTTCTTCATATACCCTTGTTCTCTTAGTTCGTCCCTAATTTCTTCAATGTCCTGCTCACGGGCTGATTCTACTTGTTGAATTAACCGTTCGAAATACTGAATTTCCTCTTCTGCCTTTTTAACTTCCTGCTGAACAACCTGCTTAGATTTTTTCAGTTTCTGATACGTTTGGAAATAGTTTTGAGCATTTTCACTTGGTGACTTATTTGGATTCAGTTCAATAGTCAGCTCTGATTGATCAGGATCATAGTAGTCTACGACTGTAACTTCAGCGTCTCCGTTTTGCACTATATGCATGTGAGCGGTTAACAATTCGCCTAGACGCTGATACTCTTCCGCTGATTCTGAACGTTTTAACGTCTGCTCATGCTTTTTAATTTTCCGCTTATTTTTGTCCCGCTCATTCTTTAGGAAGCGATACAGGTCGCCTGCTTGCTGTTTTACTCGGTCTCTTTCTGCTTTCCCTGAATAATAGCCGTCCAGCATATCACTGACCGTGTCATAAGTTTCAACTTTTTCTGAAAAAGAGTGTAGGGGAAACACATAAAACTGTTCCCGTTCCGCTAAATGAACGCGAGGTTCGTAGTCATGGTTCAGGATACGCTCCCGAACATCACCATAAGCATCGGCGTAGGCTTTTCGTCCACCAAGTTTTGCCTGGTGGGCAATTTCTTTTGTGATCATCGGGGAAAAGCCCATTACGGTTCTAAGGATTTGCTGATCGATTTTCCCAGCGTTAAAATCGAGCTTTCTTAACAATGTATCAGGTTCTAGATCGATGGGGCTTATTTTCCCTTGCTCTGGCGGCAGTTTATAAGGCTGGCCAGGCATAATGGTCCGGTGCCGGTTCTGAGAAGGGGGAAGATGTTTAATGCTGTCGAGAATGTGTCCCTGCTCTTCGTCAACTAACAGGATGTTCGAATGTTTGCCCATGACTTCGATAATTAAAGTCTTAAGTGTTTCATCGCCTACTTCGTTGCGAGTCCGTACCTGAAATTTTACAATTCGTTCCATGCTGACCTGTTCAATGCTTTCAATAAATCCTCCGACCAGATGCTTACGAAGAAGCATACAAAGCATCGGCGGTTCTTTAGGGTTATTATAATCGTCCTTCGTTAAATGGAAGCGTGCATAGCTCGGATGAGCCGATAATAATAAGGAATGATTTTTACGCTGTGCACGAACCGTAAATACAAGTTCTGTATCTGTAGGCTGATAGATTTTCATAATTCGTCCGGACTGGATCGTTTCCTCCAGTTCATGGGTGATCGCCCGGGTTACAATTCCGTCAAAAGACATTGTCTTCACCTCTCTAATGTTGACAGTATAGCATGTTTTGCCCGCCTCTACACGACCAAAGGCTGGGAATATCACTGCTTATGCGATTCTCTTATAAGTCAGACCTTAGGTCAATGATTCGCGTTTACAGTCCTCCTTTTGGTAAAATAGGATTAAATAACGAACGTAAAGGTGATGGATCATGGTTAATAGTATGACAGGGTATGGGAAAAGCTCCACCGAAGTAGGAGAATCCAGGGTTTTGATCGAAATACGCTCGGTCAATCATAGATATTTGGACATTTCCCCCAAAATGCCAAGAACCCTGCTTTTTTTAGAGGAAAAAATTAAAAAAATTGTCAGGGATAAGATGGAGCGAGGTCGAATAGATCTGTTTATTTCCCTGGAGGGTCAGGGACTATTTGAAAAAAAAGTGTCTGTGGATTGGAATGTCCTTGATCAATACATAAACAGACTGCATGAAGTGAAGGATCGGTACGATTTGACGGGGGATATATCTATTGATATGGTATCCAAGTTAGACGATGTTTTCTTTACCGAGGATATAGAGGATGACACAAACGAACTCCAGCGATCACTTTTATCTACATTGGAACACGCTCTCGATCAGTTAATTATTATGCGGGAGAACGAAGGTAAAAGGCTTACAGAAGACCTCCAGGTCCGTGTATCAAGCGTCAGTCATCTGCTTGAAAAACTTGAATCCCGACGTCCGGTCGTTGTTAATGAATACAAGGACAGGATTCGTACTAGAATTGAAGATTACGTGAAGGAAGAAATTCAGCCGGATGATGCCCGTATTCTTCAGGAAGTGGGGCTGTTAGCTGAAAAAGGGGATGTCACGGAGGAATTTACAAGGCTGCGTTCTCATATCTTTCAATTTACCAAGACACTCGAACAGACAGGATCTGTTGGAAGGCGGCTTGATTTTATTGTTCAGGAGATGCACCGCGAGGTAAATACAATTGGATCGAAATCCAATGATTCAAAAGTGACAGAGTGGGTTATAGAATTAAAGAGTGAAATAGAGAAAATGAAAGAACAAGTACAAAATGTTGAATAGTAATTGTGTTTATGACTAGTTTTTTCTTATAATAGAGATAATGATTATTTTGTCCTGGTCAAAAGAAGGAGGAGTCAGCTTTGAGTCTAAGGTTAATCAATATCGGTTTTGGTAACGTAGTATCTGCCAACCGTATCATTTCTATCGTGTCACCGGAGTCTGCACCTATTAAACGTATTATTACGGTTGCGCGTGACAATAATAAATTAGTAGATGCTACATACGGTCGTCGTACACGCGCCGTTATCATTACTGACAGTGATCATGTAGTCCTGTCAGCTGTACAGCCGGAGACGGTAGGTCAGCGTGTAATCAGCAGCGACGAGATTTCCGACGAGAACTAGGAGGACTTTTGCAGTGATAGATGAGAAGGGAATACTATTTATACTTTCCGGCCCCTCGGGTGTAGGAAAAGGAACAGTAAGAAAAGCACTGTTCGACCAATCTACCGACCTTCGTTATTCCATCTCTATGACGACCCGCAATCCCCGGGAAGGGGAAGTAGACGGGACTGATTATTTCTTTAAGTCAAGAGAGGAATTCGAAAAACTGATCAGTGAGGGTCAGCTGATTGAGCATGCCGAGTACGTAGGCAACTATTATGGAACGCCGCGTCAATACGTGGAAAAAACGTTGAACGAGGGCAAGGATGTTTTCTTAGAAATTGAAGTACAGGGCGCACTTAAAGTCCGCGAGAACTTTCCGCAAGGCGTGTTCATATTTTTAATTCCACCTTCTCTGGAGGAATTAAAAGACAGAATTGTGAATCGTGGCACAGAAACGGAAGATAAAGTGAAGAACCGTTTGCATGCGGCCAAAGAAGAAATCGATATGATGGACGCCTACGACTATGTTGTCGTCAATGATGAAATTGACAATGCGGTTACGAAAGTACAATCCATTGTCGCAAGTGAACATTGCAAACGTGAGCGAGTAGCTCATCAGTATAAAAAAGCATTGGAGGATGAATAAATTATGATGTTAGAACCGTCCATTGATTCTTTACAGAAACAAATCAAATCCAAGTACACATTGGTAACCTTATCAGCAAGAAGAGCCCGTGAATTGAAGCAGGGCAGTGCTCCAATGGTAGATAAACCAACTTCCCATCAGCACGTGGGTGTGGCATTGGAAGAAATTCGTGATGGTAAACTCGACTACACGTATTCCGACGAAATACAGTCTCGTACAGAAACCACATAAAGCTACGAGCTTCTTGAATAATTTGTAGAAAAAGCCGCGCTTCCTGGTTGTTATAGCGCGGCTTTTCCTATCCTTTACAGGAACGGAGGAGGACGGACCTATGTTAGAAGGGAAGAAGATCGTCTTAGGAGTATCTGGAGGAATTGCAGCGTATAAAGCAGCAGCCCTTACAAGTAAGCTGGCGCAGGCTGGAGCTGAAGTGAGAGTGATCATGACAGAGAGCGCTCATCATTTTGTAGGGCCAAACACCTTTCAGGCTCTATCCAGACGACCGGTTTACACTGACACATTTAAAGAAGTCGACCCGACTCAAATCCAGCACATTGATCTGGCAGACTGGGCAGACTTATTTTTGCTTGCCCCTGCGACGGCGAACATTATTGGAAAGTTAGCAGGAGGAATTGCCGACGACATGCTTTCAACTACTCTGCTTGCAACAGAAGCTCCTGTCTATATAGCACCCGCGATGAATGTGCATATGTACAGCCACCCTGCGGTAATTAAGAATCTGAAGCAATTGGATGAATGGGGTTTTCGCTTTATCGAACCGGGTGAAGGTTACTTAGCATGCGGTTATGTAGGTAAAGGTCGTTTAGAAGAACCGGAAAGCATCGTACAGGTGTTGGAAAACGAGTTTAATAAAACAAAGGTTCTCCAGGGGAAGAGAGTTCTCATTACAGCAGGACCTACACGTGAAAATATTGATCCTGTCCGCTATTTTACGAACCCTTCGACAGGTAGGATGGGATTTGCACTGGCCCGTCAGGCTTCGCTTATGGGAGCAGTGGTCACACTCATCACAGGTCCGGTCGATTTAGACACACCAGGTGGCGTCAATAGAATTGACATTATAACAGCTGAGGATATGTATCAGGCGGTGTTAAAAGAATATCCCCAACAGGATATCGTAATTAAATCTGCAGCTGTTGCAGACTACAAGCCTAAGGTGACCTATGAGCATAAGATGAAAAAATCCTCAGGCGATTACGCTGTCGAAATGGAACGAACAAAGGACATCCTAAAAGAGCTTGGCAGGCAGAAAGAACATCAGTATTTAATCGGCTTTGCGGCGGAGACGAATGACCTTGAGGCTTACGGAAGACAAAAGCTTGAGAAAAAGAATCTCGATGCGATTGTGATTAATAACGTGGCTGAGGAAGGTTCTGGTTTCGGTCATGATACGAACGCTTCACTCATGATATTCAGCACAGGGAAAGAAAACACATACCCCTTAATGTCTAAGGACGACCTGGCCCGTAAAATCCTTGAAGAGTCTGTTCATGATATGAAGGGTGAACCCTCGTGACCATTGCCAATGTGATTGTTGATGTCCCCTCACAAAATACGAACCGCCCCTTTGATTACGGAATTCCAGAGAAGTTTGAAGGAATAGTTCAGCCGGGGGTCAGGGTGATTATCCCTTTTGGCCCCCGAAAAATAATGGGGTATGTCGTATCTATTTCTGAGGAGAGCGACTTTTCAAAAATTAAAAATATTATCGATGTCCTGGACGTGACACCAGTGCTCACAGAGGAATTACTCGAACTTGGGAAATGGCTCTCGCGAAAGACACTTAGTTACTATATTTCCTGTCTTCAGGTGATGCTTCCACAAGTGATGAAAGCAAAATATAGAAAAGAACTTTGGAAGCTTACAGACGAGTATCTTCAATCGGATTTAGATCCATTGTTTGATGGAAGAGCTGTCATTGACTATGAAGAATTTGAACAATCCAATCTCAGCTATAAAATGCTCAGGAAGCATATAGATGATGGGGAAGTGGATGTTCATTATGAAGTGAAAAGCAGGGAAACTAAAAAAGTCACCAGCATGCTGGAGCCCCAAATGGATACCATGCAGCTTGAAGAAGTGCTGGTGGACTTATCCAAACAAGCTAAAAAACAGCGGGCGATTGTCGAATATTTTATGGATCATAAAGAACCAATTACGAAAAAACAACTGCTTCAGACACTGGGAACGACTGCTGCCTCCGTTAAACCTTTGGTGAAACAGGGAGTACTTCAGGAATATGAGCAGGAAGTTTTCAGAGATCCTTATGGAAATCGTAATTTTGAACGGACAGAACCATTTCCACTTACGGAGGAACAGTCCCAGGCTATAACGCCGATTTTGTCATCCATAGAACAAAGGCAGCATGAAGTGTTTTTGCTTCATGGTGTAACGGGAAGTGGTAAGACAGAAGTCTACTTACAATCGATTCAGCAGGTCATTGATAACGGAAAAGAGGCGATTATGCTCGTTCCTGAGATCGCCTTAACCCCGCAGATGGTAGAGCGATTTAAGGGACGGTTTGGATCAAAAGTAGCCGTGCTACACAGTGCCCTTTCTGCAGGGGAAAAATATGATGAGTGGCGAAAGATTCAGCGCAAAGAAGTTCAGGTTGTAGTAGGGGCCCGATCGGCCATTTTTGCTCCCTTTTCAAATATTGGGATCATTATTATCGACGAAGAACATGAAAACAGCTATAAGCAGGAAGACCGGACACGTTACCATGCAAGAGATGTGGCCATCGAGCGGGCAAGCCGCCATGGATCTCCCGTTGTTCTGGGAAGTGCAACCCCGGCTCTTGAAAGTTATGCCCGCGCAGCCAAAGGGAATTATCATTTGCTAACGTTATCAAAGCGGATGAATAATGCCGTGATGCCAGAAGTAGAACTCGTGGATATGCGGGAGGAGCTTCATGAAGGCAATCGGTCTATGTTCTCAAGAGTACTTAAAGAGAAAATCGAAGCGCGGCTGGCACGCAGGGAACAGGTCGTTTTGTTCCTGAACCGAAGGGGCTATTCCACCTTTGTCATGTGCCGGGACTGCGGACACGTAATGGAATGTCCGCACTGTGATATCGCGCTGACCTATCATAAAAACCAAAATCGCCTCAAGTGCCACTACTGCTCTCATGAAGAGCCTATGCCAACCGAATGCCCTGAATGTGAAAGTAAAACCATTCGTTATTTTGGCACCGGAACGCAAAAGGTAGAAGAAGTTCTTCAGCAGCTTATACCGGAAGCGGAAGTGATCAGGATGGATGTAGATACCACTAGAAGAAAAGGCGCTCATGAGAAACTCCTGCAGCAATTTGGAGATAAAAAAGCCGATATACTGCTCGGTACACAAATGATTGCCAAAGGGTTGGATTTTGGTAATGTGACCCTGGTAGGAGTGCTGGCCGCAGATGCTCTTCTTAATCTTCCTGACTTTCGTGCCTCTGAAAAAACCTTCCAGCTTATTACACAGGTAAGCGGACGAGCCGGACGTCATGAAAAACCGGGCGAAGTCATTATTCAGACTTACACACCTGAGCATTACAGTGTAGAGCTCGCCAGTCAGTATGAATACGAGCAGTTTTTCCAAGAAGAAATGAAGCTAAGAAAAGCTTTTAATTATCCTCCTTATTACTTCCTGACCTTATTTACGGTTTCTCATCCAAATGAGCTGAAGGTTCAGGAAGTTACTCAAAAGATTGTGCAGTTTATGCGACAGAAGTTATCCGATCAGTCTATGGTGCTTGGACCAACACCCTCCGCACTTACTCGGATCAATAATAGATATCGCTATCAATGCATGGTAAAATACAAGAAGGAACCAGAGCAGCGAAAGCTCGTAGAACGGATTTTGCACTACTATGAAGATGAAATGAAACAGGAAAATGGACTGCAGATCGTGGTCGATTTTCAACCGTACCAGTTGATGTAGGAAAGGAGACTTGTTTGATGACACGCATTGCATTTATGGGGACGCCTGATTTTGCTGTGCCGGTTTTAGACCGGCTGATGGAAGATCAATATAATGTAGTTCTCGCTGTAACTCAACCAGACAGGCCGAAAGGCAGAAAGAAGGTTATGACCCCGCCGCCTGTTAAAGTCGCAGCTGAAAAGCACGGCATTCCGGTTTTCCAGCCGGAAAAGATTAAGAATGAATATGAGGAAGTATTAAAATATGAGCCTGACCTCATTATTACCGCGGCTTTCGGACAGATCCTTACAGAAGATCTGCTTCAGGCACCTGAATACGGCTGTATTAACGTTCACGCCTCGTTATTGCCTGAATTCCGCGGAGGCGCTCCGATTCATTACGCCATTCTTGAAGGGAAAAAGGAAACCGGTGTCACCATTATGTATATGGTGAAGAAGCTTGATGCAGGCGATATGCTGGCTAAAACGGTTGTTCCTATTGACGACGACGATCACGTGGGCACCCTGCATGATAAACTTTCCGTAGCCGGAGCTGATCTGCTCATGCAGACACTTCCTTCTTTACTGGAAGGTTCCATCACACCACAGCCGCAGGATCATTCCCTGGCCACTTTTGCCGGAAATATTAAAAGAGAACAAGAGCTTATTAATTGGTACAAGGATCAACAGGAAGTTTATAATCACGTGCGTGGACTTCATCC
The Halobacillus halophilus DSM 2266 DNA segment above includes these coding regions:
- the fmt gene encoding methionyl-tRNA formyltransferase is translated as MTRIAFMGTPDFAVPVLDRLMEDQYNVVLAVTQPDRPKGRKKVMTPPPVKVAAEKHGIPVFQPEKIKNEYEEVLKYEPDLIITAAFGQILTEDLLQAPEYGCINVHASLLPEFRGGAPIHYAILEGKKETGVTIMYMVKKLDAGDMLAKTVVPIDDDDHVGTLHDKLSVAGADLLMQTLPSLLEGSITPQPQDHSLATFAGNIKREQELINWYKDQQEVYNHVRGLHPWPVAYTLWNRKPLKVWWLEKVNGTFNQEPGTVVEMAEDGFLVQTGDGKAVKIVDLQPSGKKRMDGRSFINGTGQSLTEGERLGEHDE
- the priA gene encoding primosomal protein N'; translation: MTIANVIVDVPSQNTNRPFDYGIPEKFEGIVQPGVRVIIPFGPRKIMGYVVSISEESDFSKIKNIIDVLDVTPVLTEELLELGKWLSRKTLSYYISCLQVMLPQVMKAKYRKELWKLTDEYLQSDLDPLFDGRAVIDYEEFEQSNLSYKMLRKHIDDGEVDVHYEVKSRETKKVTSMLEPQMDTMQLEEVLVDLSKQAKKQRAIVEYFMDHKEPITKKQLLQTLGTTAASVKPLVKQGVLQEYEQEVFRDPYGNRNFERTEPFPLTEEQSQAITPILSSIEQRQHEVFLLHGVTGSGKTEVYLQSIQQVIDNGKEAIMLVPEIALTPQMVERFKGRFGSKVAVLHSALSAGEKYDEWRKIQRKEVQVVVGARSAIFAPFSNIGIIIIDEEHENSYKQEDRTRYHARDVAIERASRHGSPVVLGSATPALESYARAAKGNYHLLTLSKRMNNAVMPEVELVDMREELHEGNRSMFSRVLKEKIEARLARREQVVLFLNRRGYSTFVMCRDCGHVMECPHCDIALTYHKNQNRLKCHYCSHEEPMPTECPECESKTIRYFGTGTQKVEEVLQQLIPEAEVIRMDVDTTRRKGAHEKLLQQFGDKKADILLGTQMIAKGLDFGNVTLVGVLAADALLNLPDFRASEKTFQLITQVSGRAGRHEKPGEVIIQTYTPEHYSVELASQYEYEQFFQEEMKLRKAFNYPPYYFLTLFTVSHPNELKVQEVTQKIVQFMRQKLSDQSMVLGPTPSALTRINNRYRYQCMVKYKKEPEQRKLVERILHYYEDEMKQENGLQIVVDFQPYQLM